Proteins encoded by one window of Chondrinema litorale:
- a CDS encoding SBBP repeat-containing protein, translated as MFSEFTSLVKSNFKHTSIFYFCSILLFLNITSNCKAQLTAEWASVPIGIGNNYGYTISVDDFGNSYIAGTFTNDNLDFGNGVILSDSYMDKHDIFVAKYNNSGEAQWAKTFNTNTSTYFNDLIIKATPEGEVYIAGSYTNTEIDFGNEAIIQNDSDSEDIFLVKYNTDGETQWARSIGNSDTDKPKSLAIDSYGNIYIAGYYSSPYIFWGIIKGSLGPFYNKEVYLPIYTYNKGESDMFLAKYNRFGNLKWAKSFGDTGNDVASSLAFDVNGNLYLAGKSDGDFLIPGMETGDTYLIQFDDKGQINWLKGFAASFSKISISAKENIYLAGSYYNNSINFGNGVSLPESDIYQTQTCIVKFNNIGEAQWANKIDCIVEDAWSGNENTGASIALDNFEIIYI; from the coding sequence ATGTTCTCTGAATTTACAAGTTTGGTTAAGTCAAATTTTAAGCACACATCTATATTTTACTTTTGTTCTATTCTATTGTTTCTCAATATCACATCTAACTGTAAAGCTCAACTTACAGCAGAATGGGCAAGTGTTCCAATTGGAATAGGAAATAATTATGGATACACTATTTCTGTTGATGATTTTGGTAATTCTTATATAGCAGGCACATTCACAAACGATAATTTGGATTTTGGAAATGGTGTGATACTTTCTGATAGTTATATGGACAAACATGACATATTTGTAGCTAAATATAATAACTCAGGTGAAGCTCAATGGGCTAAAACATTTAATACTAATACAAGCACTTATTTTAATGACCTAATAATAAAAGCAACACCCGAGGGTGAAGTTTACATTGCAGGAAGCTACACTAACACTGAAATAGACTTTGGCAATGAAGCTATCATTCAAAATGATAGTGATTCTGAAGATATATTTTTGGTAAAATATAACACTGATGGAGAAACTCAATGGGCTAGATCTATTGGAAATTCAGATACAGATAAACCAAAATCTTTGGCTATAGATAGCTACGGTAATATTTACATTGCCGGCTATTATAGTAGTCCGTATATTTTTTGGGGCATTATAAAAGGCAGCCTAGGTCCATTTTATAATAAAGAAGTATATCTCCCAATATACACCTATAACAAAGGTGAAAGTGATATGTTTTTAGCAAAATATAATAGATTTGGCAATCTTAAATGGGCTAAGAGTTTTGGAGATACTGGTAATGATGTCGCATCTTCATTAGCTTTTGATGTAAATGGAAATCTTTATTTAGCAGGCAAGTCGGATGGTGATTTCCTTATACCAGGAATGGAAACTGGGGATACTTACCTTATTCAATTTGATGATAAAGGCCAGATTAATTGGTTAAAAGGTTTTGCAGCTAGCTTTAGTAAAATTTCCATAAGTGCTAAGGAAAATATTTATCTAGCAGGCTCTTATTATAATAACTCTATAAATTTTGGTAATGGAGTTAGCTTACCTGAATCGGATATTTATCAAACTCAGACATGTATCGTTAAATTTAACAATATTGGAGAAGCACAGTGGGCTAATAAAATTGATTGTATTGTTGAAGATGCTTGGTCTGGAAATGAAAATACCGGAGCCTCGATTGCACTAGATAATTTTGAAATTATATATATATAA
- a CDS encoding GlxA family transcriptional regulator gives MSKVIFIIPPKVHLLDCTGPAQIFYEASMYGADIEIHFATLNNDTDIESSAGLHFSKLEPFSQFNLSEGDFVFIPGLEYQLISDIAFQQTCKAFFTWLNQQYANGANVCSVCTGAFLLAESGLLNDKSCTTHWKFVKRFQQRYPTIELKKERLFVDNDHLYTSAGVASGIDLALYLIEVQYGGKFAADIAREVVIYFRRSKTDKQLSVFLQYKNHMEERVHSAQDYMIANIQNSFTIEEIAETVNMSPRNLTRLFKKITGITIGAYLEKLRVERAVHLLAAQNKVDFVADQCGLKSSNQLRTLLKRHKDVLPTEI, from the coding sequence GTGAGCAAAGTAATTTTTATAATTCCACCCAAAGTACATTTATTAGATTGCACAGGTCCAGCACAAATTTTTTATGAAGCCAGTATGTATGGTGCTGACATAGAAATTCATTTTGCTACATTAAACAATGATACTGATATTGAAAGTAGTGCAGGTTTACATTTTTCCAAATTGGAGCCTTTTAGTCAGTTTAATTTAAGTGAAGGTGATTTTGTTTTTATACCTGGCTTAGAATATCAGCTAATTTCAGATATAGCTTTTCAGCAAACTTGCAAAGCATTTTTTACTTGGTTAAATCAGCAATATGCCAATGGAGCCAATGTTTGTTCAGTTTGTACAGGCGCTTTTTTACTGGCAGAAAGTGGTTTATTAAATGATAAAAGCTGTACCACACACTGGAAGTTTGTTAAACGATTTCAGCAAAGATATCCTACCATCGAATTAAAAAAGGAGAGACTTTTTGTAGACAATGATCATTTGTATACGAGTGCCGGAGTAGCTTCAGGAATTGATTTGGCTTTGTATTTAATAGAAGTGCAATACGGTGGAAAATTCGCTGCTGACATTGCTCGGGAAGTTGTCATTTACTTTCGACGGAGTAAAACAGATAAGCAATTAAGTGTATTTCTTCAATACAAAAATCATATGGAAGAGCGTGTCCATTCAGCTCAGGATTATATGATTGCTAATATCCAAAATTCATTCACCATAGAAGAAATTGCCGAAACTGTAAATATGAGTCCTCGCAATCTCACGAGACTTTTTAAGAAAATTACTGGAATTACCATTGGCGCTTATTTGGAAAAGTTACGAGTAGAAAGAGCAGTACATCTTTTAGCAGCGCAAAACAAAGTCGATTTTGTAGCAGACCAATGTGGATTAAAAAGTAGCAATCAACTCAGAACTTTATTAAAAAGGCATAAAGACGTTTTACCTACCGAAATCTAA
- a CDS encoding PadR family transcriptional regulator, translating to MKGLYLGEFEELVMLSVAILHGEAYGIAVMDEIKQQTGRSSTISTVHETLIRLEKKGFLESHTGGATNVRGGRKKRFFEVTAYGKKAINEAREQRNRMWQQVPKVIWEGGSL from the coding sequence ATGAAAGGTCTTTATTTAGGCGAATTTGAGGAGCTGGTAATGCTATCAGTAGCCATTTTGCATGGCGAAGCTTATGGTATTGCTGTAATGGATGAGATAAAACAGCAAACTGGTAGAAGTAGTACCATAAGCACAGTGCACGAAACATTGATCAGGTTAGAGAAAAAAGGATTTCTTGAATCACATACTGGTGGAGCAACCAATGTGAGAGGAGGAAGAAAAAAGCGCTTTTTTGAAGTTACTGCCTACGGTAAAAAAGCTATTAACGAAGCAAGAGAGCAGCGTAATCGCATGTGGCAACAAGTTCCAAAAGTGATATGGGAGGGTGGTAGCTTATGA
- a CDS encoding FtsX-like permease family protein yields MKEQDKNQLPPKWADRFIKWYCLEEYQDDVTGDLHELFERKLETTTYTVAKWWYVWNAILFMRLYNLKITQYKIHFLTFVPMWKNYLKISYRHMLKNAPYISINVIGLGLALASAIFAYVLVEFNMEFNNIFENTDNIYQIQVRKDAEQGRDYELRSNMTPITMGETVTHEQNGIESFTRFFIQNDYLSNGDDVFWERICYTDTTFFDFFNFPLLSGSLETFKQDPSAIFIEEEVAIKYFGTEPAVGKTLYINYNIEKDVTDEEGNVKKEKSIEEVGFQVAGVFKKMPKNNSFKAKFLTSTAHYFKYKKINKDAIDGWAHPVTFIKIDNTVAANQLEQSLQSYIPTYKGLSAELWSIHQFYLIPFKDIASKKHHLNSSGLPNSFVPMEPIMIFSVISILILLVAIFNFTNTTMAFAQKRVKEIGIRKVLGGVKRQIIFQFLFENLITCMISLFLSLIFADFFMAWINQTNPPFELVYANNYSMFVFLVALLIIVSILAGIYPALYIGKMEPSSILKGNYRLKGSGTFTKVLLAFQFCISFIAVFGGIVMFKNASFQSNLDFGYNRQNLISMYVTEEEGDLLLNEVNQIAGVKSSTISHYHIGGAWPETVKFEMGDEEKKVEYVSSNNKYLNLLEVNILQGNLSDENIDTSAVWINETLAKSFNGESPLGQNIKINGIDKHVVGVIQDIIYNMFDRNNKETSPLVIGHKNSSEGFLVLRTYPNQKEVVIANLKEIWKKHIAYEPYQGQTQELLLSNDKETGKIFKELFLFLAVLTVILSASGLFALMSLTINRKVKEIGIRKVMGANFNQILVLINKPYLIVVFIAWVLGISLGYLLTKEAFLSQYKYQVEIGILPFVISLLVILIVTSITMGGKVLSAANSNPSDTLRAE; encoded by the coding sequence ATGAAAGAGCAAGACAAAAATCAATTGCCACCAAAATGGGCAGATCGGTTTATTAAATGGTATTGCTTAGAAGAATACCAAGACGATGTAACCGGAGACTTACACGAGCTATTCGAAAGGAAATTAGAAACCACAACATATACAGTTGCAAAGTGGTGGTATGTTTGGAATGCCATCTTATTTATGCGCTTGTATAATCTCAAAATAACACAGTACAAAATTCATTTTTTAACTTTTGTTCCTATGTGGAAAAATTATCTTAAGATTAGTTACAGGCACATGCTCAAAAATGCGCCTTATATTTCAATTAATGTAATCGGTTTAGGTCTGGCACTGGCAAGTGCTATTTTCGCCTATGTACTTGTAGAGTTCAATATGGAGTTTAATAACATCTTTGAGAACACAGATAATATATATCAAATACAAGTTCGAAAAGATGCTGAACAAGGTCGTGATTATGAGTTGAGGAGTAATATGACGCCTATAACTATGGGTGAAACTGTAACTCATGAACAAAATGGCATTGAGAGTTTTACCCGATTCTTTATACAAAATGATTATCTGAGTAATGGTGATGATGTTTTCTGGGAAAGAATTTGTTATACAGATACTACTTTTTTTGATTTCTTTAATTTTCCGTTATTGTCTGGGAGTTTAGAAACCTTTAAGCAAGACCCCTCTGCCATTTTTATTGAAGAAGAAGTTGCTATAAAATATTTCGGAACAGAGCCTGCTGTAGGCAAAACCTTATACATTAATTACAATATCGAAAAAGACGTAACTGATGAAGAAGGCAATGTAAAGAAAGAGAAATCGATAGAAGAGGTTGGTTTTCAAGTGGCTGGTGTTTTCAAAAAAATGCCTAAGAATAACAGTTTTAAAGCCAAATTTTTAACAAGTACAGCTCATTATTTTAAGTATAAAAAAATTAATAAAGATGCAATAGATGGTTGGGCACATCCCGTAACATTTATAAAAATTGATAACACAGTAGCGGCTAATCAACTAGAACAAAGTCTACAAAGTTATATACCAACTTATAAAGGTCTCTCTGCTGAACTTTGGTCTATACATCAATTTTATCTTATTCCCTTTAAAGACATTGCATCAAAAAAGCATCATTTAAACAGTTCGGGATTACCAAACTCATTTGTTCCGATGGAGCCGATCATGATCTTCTCGGTGATTTCAATACTTATATTATTGGTAGCTATTTTCAATTTTACCAATACAACAATGGCATTTGCACAGAAAAGGGTAAAAGAAATTGGTATTAGAAAAGTATTGGGTGGAGTTAAGCGGCAAATTATCTTTCAGTTTCTTTTCGAAAATCTGATTACTTGTATGATTTCACTATTCCTTTCTCTAATATTTGCCGATTTTTTTATGGCGTGGATAAACCAAACAAACCCTCCATTTGAGCTGGTTTATGCCAACAACTATAGTATGTTTGTCTTTTTGGTAGCGCTTCTTATTATAGTTTCGATTCTCGCGGGTATTTACCCTGCTTTGTATATAGGCAAAATGGAACCTTCGTCAATATTAAAAGGCAACTATAGATTAAAAGGCTCAGGTACTTTCACTAAAGTATTATTGGCTTTCCAATTTTGTATTTCTTTTATAGCAGTATTTGGTGGAATTGTAATGTTCAAAAATGCATCTTTTCAATCGAACTTAGATTTTGGATACAATAGACAAAATCTGATTAGTATGTATGTTACAGAAGAAGAAGGTGATCTGTTATTGAATGAAGTGAACCAAATTGCAGGTGTAAAATCTTCAACAATAAGTCATTATCACATAGGTGGAGCTTGGCCAGAAACGGTAAAATTTGAAATGGGAGATGAGGAAAAAAAGGTTGAGTATGTTTCATCAAATAACAAGTATCTGAATCTATTAGAGGTAAATATTTTGCAGGGAAATTTATCAGATGAAAACATAGATACCTCCGCTGTCTGGATTAACGAAACACTGGCAAAGAGTTTTAATGGTGAATCACCTCTTGGGCAAAACATAAAAATTAATGGGATTGATAAACATGTGGTAGGTGTAATTCAAGACATTATTTACAATATGTTTGATAGAAATAATAAAGAAACGAGTCCATTAGTAATTGGTCATAAAAATAGTTCAGAAGGGTTTCTGGTATTGAGAACTTATCCAAACCAAAAAGAAGTGGTAATAGCAAACTTGAAAGAGATTTGGAAAAAGCATATTGCTTACGAACCTTATCAAGGACAAACTCAGGAGCTTTTACTATCGAATGATAAAGAGACAGGCAAAATTTTTAAAGAATTATTTCTATTTCTAGCAGTCCTAACAGTAATTTTATCTGCATCTGGTCTGTTTGCACTCATGTCTTTAACTATTAATCGAAAAGTAAAAGAAATAGGCATTAGAAAAGTAATGGGTGCGAATTTTAATCAAATACTTGTTTTGATAAATAAGCCATATTTAATAGTTGTTTTCATCGCTTGGGTTTTAGGCATATCACTAGGTTATCTGCTAACTAAAGAAGCTTTTTTAAGCCAATACAAGTATCAAGTAGAGATTGGAATATTACCTTTTGTAATCTCCTTACTAGTTATTTTAATAGTAACATCAATTACTATGGGAGGCAAGGTTTTATCAGCAGCAAATTCAAATCCGTCGGATACTTTAAGAGCTGAGTAA
- a CDS encoding AAA family ATPase, translating to MKRGFVFGKYMPFHNGHKALIDFANSKCNELFVVVCCSDKEKLPSATRVSWINETYADEPEIKVIELNYKEAELPNTSESSTEVSKVWANYFQSVLPEVDLLVTSEKYGEYVSEFMQIEHIYFDQQRIKNPISATKIRESAYNNWHFLPDAVKRDLQKKVVLLGTECTGKSSISTTLFKEFNSVLVEEVGREIIQDSKDFSLEQVKLIAKVHAESIEKESKKLTPFVFIDTDIHITQSYAKYGFGKYLELDKEIYQASKADYYFYLTKELPYEQDGGRLEEADRNILDVHHRETLKDFDINYKEISGDWTSRYQQIANFLKDVNFYDW from the coding sequence GTGAAGAGAGGATTTGTTTTTGGTAAATACATGCCATTCCATAATGGACACAAAGCTTTAATCGATTTTGCAAATTCTAAATGCAATGAGCTGTTTGTGGTTGTCTGTTGCAGTGATAAAGAAAAATTGCCATCTGCAACTAGAGTAAGTTGGATAAATGAAACATATGCTGATGAACCAGAGATTAAAGTAATCGAATTAAATTATAAAGAAGCAGAATTGCCCAATACTTCGGAATCTTCTACGGAGGTTTCCAAAGTTTGGGCAAATTACTTTCAATCTGTTTTGCCTGAGGTAGATTTATTGGTTACTTCAGAAAAGTATGGTGAATATGTGTCGGAATTTATGCAAATCGAACATATTTACTTCGACCAGCAGAGAATAAAAAATCCTATCTCAGCTACAAAAATAAGAGAATCTGCTTATAATAACTGGCATTTTTTACCAGATGCTGTAAAGAGAGATTTGCAAAAGAAAGTAGTTCTTTTAGGGACAGAGTGCACTGGAAAAAGCAGTATTTCAACAACACTTTTTAAGGAGTTTAATAGTGTATTAGTTGAAGAAGTTGGAAGAGAAATTATTCAAGATTCAAAAGATTTTTCCCTAGAACAAGTAAAACTGATTGCTAAAGTTCACGCTGAAAGTATTGAGAAAGAAAGCAAAAAATTAACTCCTTTTGTATTTATAGATACAGATATCCATATCACGCAATCATATGCTAAATATGGATTTGGAAAGTATCTTGAATTAGATAAAGAGATTTACCAAGCCAGTAAAGCAGATTATTATTTCTATCTAACAAAAGAATTACCTTATGAGCAAGATGGCGGTAGATTAGAAGAAGCAGATAGAAATATATTAGATGTACATCATAGAGAAACATTGAAAGATTTCGATATAAATTATAAAGAAATATCTGGTGATTGGACTTCTCGATACCAGCAAATTGCAAATTTTTTGAAGGATGTAAACTTTTATGATTGGTAA